The DNA sequence GCTATTACCATGGAGAGGTTGGTGGATATGAGAGTTCAGTGGTGGCACTCAGCACGTGCTCTGGCCTCAGGTTTGAATTTTTCTCTTGAAAATCAGCTACACAGAGTTGCGCTGGTCACCAATTCTTACCTTGAAAAATAGATTAAACTATAGCCGGCCTTTGTTTTTGGTATTAACATTTTTTCCCACAAGATTTTGCATACTTTTTCAATATTGTTTTAGAAAAAGAGAGAATGTATCCtctatacaaaaaaattaaattttgtGTGAGGAGGTACCTGCCAAATATTAACAAGtgaatccctttttttttcccattaagtCAGCTATGTCATTTAATACCAACAGATTTCCAGTCCCATGTTACTGCCGTTACATGAATTTTCTAGCGTTTCTCTACTGATACATGTGTTTTGCACGACTCCTCTGCAGGGGTGTGATCGTTCTGGGAAACGAGACATTTGGACTTGAGCCTGTGCCGGACTCCACCACTAATGAGCATCTTCTGTACCTCCTGAAGGACTCCCAGTCCGAGCCCGTCACCTGTGGTGTCGTTGGCGAGGCTGCATCAGCACCGAGTCATGAACCCTTCGAGCCAGGCCAGTCGCTGGTTTCTCTGCTGAGGGTAAGGACCCCAACCGTGTTCATTGTACCTGGATACGTACAGTGCAACAGGGTTTTTAATGTGGTTGTACCTGACCCTCTTCACCGTTTGTTCCAACAGAGAAAACGCAATTTACCTCAAACCAGTTATGTGGAGTTGGTGCTGGTTGTTGATAATCTGAGGGTAAGTAGGCGTGATTGTCTACAAATCCTCTTATCTGTAAACAACAGTGATTTGGCTGCAAGtggtttgcttttattattataatataattcTTGTCAagaagctctttttttttaacagtgctCTACTTTTTAGATGCAATCCAAATTTTATGGAAGCTACCTTTCTGCCTATGATTGAAAATGTACATTGCATGTGTGAcattttgtacacacatgcaatTGTATTCCAGTTCACGGAGCTCTAACTCTGTGTTCTTTtttgaatttcagcttccttctgtttcttcttcagtcTCACTTCTTGTTAAATAGGATTCCTTCatagtttctttttttagtaGCCCAGGTTTCACAGGACTAGAGTGGTTATTTTTCTAATCTCCATCTTTGGTTAACATAAAGACTCTGAATTGATGTAattaacatttacttgaaagatCTGAGGATCTGAGGTGGAACGGTGTAAATATTCTGCCTTTTTAATAGTTGGTTACAAACATTGTAGtgctttttttaatacattgaagtgattttttttatagacCATTATATTATTGGAGAATAAAGTCCTGAAGGATGTTAACATTTAATTCATAATCAAGACATTTTTCTCATTGTTATGTAACTTTTTATTAACAGTAtaattttaaggaaaaaaatgagACAGCCGTGCGAGAAGAGATGGTGGAAATGGCTAATCTACTGGATGGGGTGAGATTTGATGCCGTTGGTAAAGAGAAAATATCAATTCTAATCATATTGATGTGCTAATCTGTGCTGATATGTTTTCTTGTTGCACATTCTGTTCCAGTACTACAAGCAGCTGAACATCCGTGTTGTGCTTGTTGGCCTGGAGATTTTTAAGGATAGTAATCCTTTTAGTGTGGATGGCTCTGCAGGAGAGGTGTTGGGGAGGTTTGTTAAATGGAGGAAGGCCACCCTGTTACCAAAAATCAGACACGACATGGGTCAGCTCATTGTGTAAGTTTGGCATAAACCTGACATGATTTAAATCGTTTTGAAAATCGAAGTGACATCTGGGGCTCATCTCTCGGTCCACCTTTTCTCCAGTGGTAGGCCCGGACCGTATGGCGGAGGTGTGCTGGGCATGGCCTTTGTGGGAACCGTCTGCTCCGTAGCAACTTCAGGAGGAATCAATGTGGTTGGTTGAACTCTCATTTTAACCTCTGATGCCCGTACCGTGCTGCTTTGCCAGCATGAGCTATTGCAGAGAAACTGATACCATCTGCATTATTCATAGATGTTTCAATAAGTGTTGCTCTTCGTCACAAGTTCTGCACAAGACTAGTCACACAGGTTAGACTGGAACGATGGCTCGCAAAGCTCCATGACAAGGCTTCTTTCTTTGGGATTTTGCATTCCTtagattctttttttctctgtgatCTCTTAGAAAAGACAGCATAtctgtttgattgattgataccaaTATTCAAAACAAGTCAATTCCAAACTGCAATTTTTGTGTACAGGAAAATCTACTTTGAGGAGACACATCTTGACCCTTTGTTAAACGTTTTCACAAATCCCTGAGTGTTTAACAAAAGGTCTATGACATGATTTGGTCAAAATACAAGAGacatgctttcttttttttataaactataTAATTTCTAACCAAATAATTTGAACTATATTCATAATAGCTGGTTTAAGGAAGTGAAGTTGGTATCTTAAGTCCATGCTACTCCTTTCATGAGAAGGAATGCCTCTTTTGTAATTGCTGTTACAGTTTTGCAATTCCAACTTCAGAGGTAGAACAaagcagcaaaatgagaaactggGTGGAGACATGGACTGTATAAAAAGAGCAGAGCAAACCCTCTTCGATGTTACCCATAGGTTTCTGAAGTATGGTAACCTATCTCTCAGACCTATGGAAGACGTGCTCTTGGCAGGAGCTGACTGCAACCCAACCCAGTTTTCACCAAAAATAAAAAGCCCTGAGTAGCTGAAGTGATTATGAATAGACATTTCCACAGACATTTCCTGTAGACTTTTTCCAAAAGTCTACAGTGATTTTATATGATAAGAAACTTAAAAATGTACCTACTGTACAGTTGTCACGGATGTGAAATCTAACTATGAAGAGCAAaagtgtatgtatttatttatttatttaaactaagCTGTAAGTATGATTATCTCTGCTGTGAAGTTGGATGTTTTGAGAGTCAATAGGGGGTGACATCCCCTAGTGGTCATTTGAGGAACTGCACATATTGCCACTTCCTTGCGCTCATTAGTTTAGGGAGCTAGATGTTGCCCCCTAGGTGAAGATAAAGATGGATAATACCACTTGGATCTGAGTCTGCGATGTCGCAATAAGATGCAACTCTGAACTGCTCACTGAATGACATATTGTCAGACTTTGATGGCCTCAAACAAAGAGAGAGTGTGTTCACTTCAAACACCCAAATCCATGATTCaaagcacttaaaaaaaaatgattgtaaCATGTATCCTTTTGATATAATTGAAATGGAAAATGTTAAGTTATTAGCCCAGCCTAATAATATGGATATTTTGCTTTATTCAACTTCATGATGGATCCTTTAATTTCTACACTTTTTTTAGTTGCGCTGCTCCATGGATTAATGCTAAACCAAGTAGTTTTTATactttgttttgatttgtttttcttttttaaccacaaTGCTGATATATGATCCTGGCTTTGGGAGGAGGGGTATATATATTTAGATATGGACAGATAACCTGTCAGCTGCtgtattttttacagtttagtGACAACAGTTTGCCTTATATCTCAACTGTGGTGGCCCATGAGATGGGCCATAACCTGGGCATGAATCACGACAGTACGCGCTGCAACTGTGATGGAAAAAGCTGCATCATGTCTGCAACTGCTGGGTAAAGCATTCTCCACCAATGACAGGTTTATACTTGGGTAATGCAATTGATTTTGCAGTATTATATGAAATGAGTATAAcgcattcttttttttatagagGTTCTACCAAGTTCAGCCAGTGCAGTGCAAACGACTTTGAGACGCTGATTATCCGTGGTGGAGGCGTGTGTCTGAGAAATCAGCCCTCTCCATCAGATGTGATTGGCACTGCCGAATGTGGCAACGGACGCCTGGACAAAGGAGAGGAGTGTGACTGTGGCACGCCAGAGGTCGAGTACACCCTGTGGgacagacaaaaaataaatacaaatagaaTTCAGTACTTCATGTACTGATTTCTATAAACCTTCCTGAATTATTCTTATCACAACTGATGACAGTTTTCCTACTCTGATCCAAACAAATGATGTGTATCTATAACACACGTAAAGCATGTTTCATTAAGGTTACACTCTAAAAAGTGAAAAGCAAAATTACAACAGTTGACAGAACTTACAGACCAAAGTATTTACTGTCAGGAGTGTTATATCTGAAATATGCACGTAGAGTTCAATTCTTACATTAATGTCCATTTTAATGAGTAAGTGTTTTCATTCTTTTATTAAACACAGGAATGCAAGAACGATTGCTGTGATGCAGCCACCTGTAAGTTTACAAGGGGCTCGTCTTGTGCTGAAGGAGAGTGCTGCGACAAGTGTCAGGTCTGCAAAACGCTGGACTTTAGCTAGAGTTTTATTCACGTCAACACTGAATATGggtgatcatttttgcattGTGGCAGCACATGTTTGACGCGGTTGGGTCTCGTTGTAGATCAAAGTTGCTGGAACACCATGCAGAAAGTCTGTCAACACCTGTGATCTTCCTGAGTATTGTGATGGCGGACGTTCGTCCTGCCCTGACGACTTCTACATCATGGATGGGCTGCCCTGTGAGAACGATGCTGCATACTGCTACGAAGGTCGCTGCCAGACGTACGATTTCCAGTGCAAACATTTGTTTGCACCAGGTAAATGCAGTTTTTGTTGCCCGTTTTTGTTCTCTAAATTTCTGTGTGTTTTCTTACCTTTCATATGTATAACTTTGACTCTAAATGTTACAGAAATTATGATTGAGTGCTTCCCAAGGTCTGCCAGGATGTAGCGACCTCTTGTAAAGTTGTTTATGCACTTCTCTCATCGATAATATATTATCTTTAACTTCTCCCTTGCGCAGATCCTGCAGTAAAAGCAGCAGATGATTGCTTTACGTATGCAAATACTAAAGGAAACTTATTTGGAAACTGTGGAATCACCAGCGGTGGAGCCTACATCAAATGTAGCGTGGCGTAAGTTCTCTGGTTTCTAACAATTGGCAGTAATAAATTTACCAATGGACGGTGGAAAACTGTAATTTCAGAGAAAGAAGCAAGTAGATTAAGTAACTGGAAGAACTGGCTGTGTTTCAGAAATGCAATGTGTGGAAAGGTGCAGTGCACCAACGTGGATGTGAATAACCCCCCTCCTGGTGCCCAAGTCAGTATCCAGATAGTTGACGGGTCCACGTGTGTGAATGCAGACTTCAACCTTGGCACAGACGTGCTCGACCCTGCCTACGTGAACCCCGGCAGCCCTTGTGGTAAAGGAAAGGTACGCTTATTCATGAGAATGAAAAGTATTTTGATCAGTATTACTGcaaaagaggagagaaggaaaatGTTAAAATGG is a window from the Cololabis saira isolate AMF1-May2022 chromosome 19, fColSai1.1, whole genome shotgun sequence genome containing:
- the zgc:174164 gene encoding disintegrin and metalloproteinase domain-containing protein 9, whose translation is MSRKYILLVFLWQFCIFGAENTEDINGFISKLSKYSIVKPQVIHRFTRSIKKPIQSNENYADEVSYALNINNRRHLLHLKKNRDFLHPKFVQYSRDASGSYKTSHPSQHVHCYYHGEVGGYESSVVALSTCSGLRGVIVLGNETFGLEPVPDSTTNEHLLYLLKDSQSEPVTCGVVGEAASAPSHEPFEPGQSLVSLLRRKRNLPQTSYVELVLVVDNLRYNFKEKNETAVREEMVEMANLLDGYYKQLNIRVVLVGLEIFKDSNPFSVDGSAGEVLGRFVKWRKATLLPKIRHDMGQLIVGRPGPYGGGVLGMAFVGTVCSVATSGGINVFSDNSLPYISTVVAHEMGHNLGMNHDSTRCNCDGKSCIMSATAGGSTKFSQCSANDFETLIIRGGGVCLRNQPSPSDVIGTAECGNGRLDKGEECDCGTPEECKNDCCDAATCKFTRGSSCAEGECCDKCQIKVAGTPCRKSVNTCDLPEYCDGGRSSCPDDFYIMDGLPCENDAAYCYEGRCQTYDFQCKHLFAPDPAVKAADDCFTYANTKGNLFGNCGITSGGAYIKCSVANAMCGKVQCTNVDVNNPPPGAQVSIQIVDGSTCVNADFNLGTDVLDPAYVNPGSPCGKGKTCLDFKCVNASALLPNLDCDAKTTCNGRGLCNDQGHCHCNNGWAPPHCDKSGRGGSIDSGPAQIDYSLRNGLLIFFLAVVPLLVILILVLLYVFRRDSLNVCLKRNHKSRNATNANANSSSSVQTRATAQLPAQVPPERPPILPSTAAPISEFRYGEVDYWNLDNNVAPAQPPAHVQGPGVPKPIPMRKPTA